One stretch of Legionella birminghamensis DNA includes these proteins:
- a CDS encoding 4a-hydroxytetrahydrobiopterin dehydratase, whose amino-acid sequence MTSELRQKHCESCEGIGQALQADQTLNLLSQLHEHWQVVKEHQAIRRSFSFNNFYETMAFVNAVAWIANVENHHPDLEIGYNYCHMTFTTHALNGLTTNDFICAAKVDDLLLDK is encoded by the coding sequence ATGACTAGTGAATTACGTCAAAAACACTGTGAGTCCTGTGAAGGCATAGGACAAGCGCTACAAGCAGATCAAACCCTTAATCTACTTTCGCAGCTACACGAACATTGGCAGGTCGTTAAAGAGCATCAGGCCATACGCCGCTCTTTTTCATTTAACAATTTTTACGAAACCATGGCATTTGTTAATGCAGTGGCCTGGATAGCCAATGTTGAAAACCATCACCCTGATTTGGAAATTGGCTATAATTACTGCCATATGACGTTTACTACCCATGCATTAAATGGATTAACGACAAATGATTTCATCTGCGCAGCCAAAGTAGACGATTTATTGCTGGATAAATAA
- the hisC gene encoding histidinol-phosphate transaminase, which produces MACDYFALPHPGIRTLQPYVPGKSIEELARESGIDNIIKLASNENPLGCSPQVREILARLNNTTVATYPSPGIHPLRHHLANHLGIEEAMLTLSNGSDLLFNTVMTAFALHSGKQVLTHQHAFISYQIQAQTLGIPTRICPAINQWEVDIDGLIQWAADDTAVIFIANPNNPTGLLCDLQEIERLLASIPSSTLLVLDEAYYEFAYTNAQLASTRLLEKYTNLIITRTFSKAYGLAGLRLGYAIAHPDIIQILLRVQLPFAVNQAAMLAGVEALADQNFVAETLAVNSFGMKQLQSGFRGLNLPCLPSSCNFLTVDCRQNALSVYQALLHHGIIVRPLTPYALPNHLRISIGTKEQNARLLAALPVCLSANKETKETI; this is translated from the coding sequence TTGGCTTGTGATTATTTCGCACTTCCTCATCCAGGAATCAGAACGCTTCAACCCTATGTTCCGGGTAAGTCCATAGAAGAACTCGCTCGCGAATCGGGGATTGATAATATCATTAAACTAGCCAGCAATGAGAATCCGCTTGGCTGCAGCCCCCAGGTACGTGAGATACTGGCAAGACTAAATAATACCACTGTTGCCACTTACCCCAGCCCGGGCATACATCCTTTACGACACCATCTGGCAAATCATTTAGGTATCGAAGAGGCCATGCTGACCTTGTCCAATGGTTCCGATTTACTTTTCAATACGGTGATGACCGCTTTTGCTCTCCATTCAGGCAAACAGGTTTTAACCCATCAGCATGCCTTTATTTCCTACCAGATCCAGGCACAGACCCTTGGGATTCCAACGCGTATTTGCCCCGCCATTAATCAGTGGGAAGTTGATATCGATGGGTTAATACAATGGGCAGCGGATGATACTGCAGTAATTTTTATCGCTAATCCTAATAATCCAACCGGTTTGTTATGTGACCTGCAGGAAATTGAACGCTTGCTGGCCTCTATCCCCAGCTCAACGCTATTGGTTCTTGACGAAGCTTATTATGAGTTTGCCTATACAAATGCACAGCTTGCTTCAACCCGATTACTAGAGAAATACACTAATTTAATTATTACCCGAACCTTTTCAAAAGCTTATGGACTGGCGGGATTACGGCTTGGCTATGCGATAGCCCATCCCGATATTATTCAAATTTTGTTGCGCGTCCAGTTACCTTTCGCTGTGAATCAAGCCGCCATGCTCGCTGGAGTTGAAGCGCTCGCCGATCAGAACTTTGTCGCTGAAACTTTGGCGGTGAATAGCTTTGGAATGAAGCAATTACAAAGCGGGTTCAGAGGCCTGAATCTACCCTGCCTGCCATCTTCCTGCAATTTTCTCACCGTTGATTGCAGACAAAATGCATTATCTGTTTACCAGGCTCTGCTTCATCATGGTATTATTGTCAGGCCGCTGACCCCCTACGCTTTACCAAACCACCTGAGGATCAGCATTGGCACTAAAGAACAGAACGCACGCCTGCTCGCTGCATTGCCAGTGTGCTTATCAGCTAATAAGGAAACTAAGGAAACCATATGA
- a CDS encoding prepilin-type N-terminal cleavage/methylation domain-containing protein: protein MEINKGFSLLEILIALLLVGSGSVGLFTALWHSSHQLNESLGQFSQFIININQQEGRGLS, encoded by the coding sequence ATGGAAATAAACAAAGGATTCTCTTTGCTTGAAATCCTCATCGCTCTTTTATTGGTTGGTTCTGGCTCAGTGGGGCTTTTCACTGCCCTTTGGCATAGTTCACACCAGCTTAATGAGTCACTGGGCCAATTTTCTCAATTTATTATTAATATTAATCAGCAGGAAGGCAGAGGACTGTCATGA
- a CDS encoding PilW family protein, producing MSFQQGISLIELLISLFISSLLLVLINQQYINTSQQYAQFQSIINQKNDLQMLIQLLRDSSRRSGFSPCGNIEGLVTRDLKAIHIDDEKKELRLSRMSELFSRLLEDKGRTILLEKNTRIRAGDTLIIADCFHAETHRIKQSQANSVGQVLELEQPLIYQYQDPVYAGLWIEESFSIEKNPQQTFSMFYRFNKKEELSDFIIGMKTELVRKKALRFLRIILKLKNETTVELFTRVRAL from the coding sequence ATGAGCTTTCAGCAAGGGATTAGCCTGATTGAATTATTGATTAGTTTATTTATATCAAGCCTGTTGTTAGTGCTTATCAATCAGCAGTATATTAACACCAGTCAGCAATACGCCCAGTTCCAGTCAATAATTAATCAAAAAAATGATTTGCAAATGCTTATCCAGTTGCTGAGGGATAGCTCGAGGCGCAGTGGGTTTAGCCCTTGCGGAAATATTGAAGGGCTTGTTACTCGTGATCTGAAGGCCATACACATTGATGATGAGAAAAAAGAATTACGTTTATCGCGTATGAGCGAATTGTTTTCTCGCTTATTAGAAGATAAGGGCAGGACTATTCTGCTGGAGAAAAACACGAGAATAAGAGCGGGGGACACCCTTATAATTGCAGATTGCTTTCATGCAGAAACGCATAGGATTAAGCAGAGCCAGGCAAACTCTGTCGGCCAGGTGCTCGAACTTGAGCAGCCGCTTATTTATCAATATCAGGATCCCGTTTACGCCGGCCTTTGGATAGAAGAAAGCTTTTCAATAGAGAAGAACCCGCAGCAGACTTTTTCAATGTTTTATCGCTTCAATAAGAAAGAAGAACTCAGTGATTTCATAATCGGTATGAAAACGGAGCTTGTCAGAAAAAAAGCGTTACGGTTTTTAAGGATAATTCTCAAATTAAAAAATGAAACAACTGTAGAGTTATTCACAAGAGTTCGTGCTTTATGA